The Carassius gibelio isolate Cgi1373 ecotype wild population from Czech Republic chromosome B19, carGib1.2-hapl.c, whole genome shotgun sequence genomic interval aataggaaatatatttcttaaagaaaattaaggctatttttgatttaaaatgttacattgtgaaaatatatatattatatatacacacacaccccacccaaattcttattactgtaatgtgtaaaaaaaaaaaacatatatatataaatatatatataattttgattggtaaagtataaacatttatactgatttaaataatagttttttattttttttactgtaatacaattaaaataatgctttaaaGTAATGACAGTCTAGAAAATTTGTGAATAAtgtgaattacaaaaaaaatttaattaaataaaagtaacattttcTTACCTATTATAGCAATAAGAATTTGGGTAAAATGTTTATTATCacaatgtaaacatatttaaagCTCCTAAAAATAGGCATACTTGAACCTTTTTCATTTTTCCATTTTGATTAGTTTGTGAAATGTTTattgaaagtttttatttttcttgtctaCAATTTACCCTCAAAACTTCTGAAAGGTGGAATGTGTCTCAAACATTAGTGAGCACCCTACCTAGACAGCACTTTTGGCCACCATAAACGCATAATGAGTTTTGAGACTGTATTTACTATTTAATCATTTTACTGTGCCTCATTCTGTTGGCTAAAGTTTTCCCATTTCCCCCATTTTAACAGCTGATGCTGCAGTggcacacaatctctctctctctctcagacacacacacacacatcaaaatatcataaaaaagcAGCAATGTAGTCTGTCCTGTATGAGTGTCCTGTTGTGTCTCTCAGGTCCAGGAACAGCAGTTTTAAGTAGAGAAACGCTCCAGTAATCTCACATGTACATTAGCGCACGTTCAGCACACTAGTGTGAAGGCCCTGTGTTCTTAGAGGTCCGTGTGTCCTGGGTTAAACCATGCTCCTGGGTGTACCGTTCAGTGCTGCAGATTTGAGTCGGGCCAGGCCATTACCGCTGCTGCTGGGGGGGCTGGACTGCACCGCCGCTCCTGTCCTCTGGGTGGAGCTGCTCACCTCAAATACCTCGTGGATGGCCTTTCGAAAGCAGTGGAAGTTGTAGTCTATCAAACCTGTGGAATATAGTGATATGAGCCATCTGCGAAATTGCAAACGAGACATCTTTAAGTTAGAAACACTGCGGtgcatttatcattttattgGTTAGAGCAGTCTGAAATATCGCTCAGAATTGCAACTGCGAGTTTCAAAGTtataattgtgtgatataaacttaaaattcagacttttttcgcaattgcgagttataaagtcagaattgtgagatataaaccccCCACCCACCTCAAAATTGGACTTTAACTAGCAATTGTGCTTAtaatcacgcaattctgactttataactctcaactgcgagtttatatctcacagttcagagagaaaaaaacctCTGAATTGCTAGTTATCATCTCACAATTGTaacattatatctcacaattctgacttaataatatatatagcGTGAGACCATCGAATGGAACAACCAAAATTTTCGGAACATGGATTATGATACTTTTAATAacatctgagagctctctgaccctctgtagacagcaatgcaacagcAATGTTCCCGGGTCCGGAAACGTAGCAAGGACACcggtaaaatagtccatatgacatcagtagttcaaccatGAACGTAAACAACCCATAAACAAATAACCCTTTAATTATGGCATCTGTGGTTCAGTGAAGAACTTAAAAATCCATGGAACGTTTCCATTACACAAAAGTTTCTTCATAGATTTTTGAAATCAGGGGTTCTTTGGAGGGTTTCTTTGGAGAGCCAAAAATGGTTCTATGTGGTACCTTCACACGAGTCAACAAAATCTGCTGATATTCTATAGCGAATGATCATGCCAAACGTCTGTACCTTTTCTCTCAAAGCTCTCTTCTCTCAGGATGCAGACCAGAGCCAGGAACTTGGTGACCTCCTTCAAGTAAAGCACTGTGGTGTTGTTCAGCTTTATGATGGCCAGAGACTCTTTATCATACGCGTTACCGTTGCTGTCGTCTTTTAGCctaaaaacatacaataaatgaGTTAAAAATTGctagaatcatttttttttcttttaaaactagtatacattactgttcaaatgtttggggccgataagaatttttaaagaaagtaaCACTTTTATTGAGCAAAGACAAATTAAACTGGTTAAACTTcccaaccccaaacttctgaatggcagTGAATTTATAGAGCACTGCATCCCAGTTTCTCACCCGTAAATACACGAGACGTCAATGACGACATCGATCATATCACAGCAGAGCTCGTATGACTGCATGTCCACCGGAGAGCTGTCCGTGGCGATGTAGATCTTACTGACCACATCGAACAGGAACGCTTTCTCAATCCCCGAATTCTAAAAAGGGAACGATATATTGACAAATATGCACTGTGCATATTTTTACCTCGGTTTGCAATTTAGAATTGGAAAGATACATTCTTTTATTTAAAGAGGAAACTGAAGAGGAGGATATGCAGCTGTGTACATACAGAAATGAATATGTTGAGGAGGTTTTCCAGAGTGGGCAGCTGAGGGATGAGCTTCTGGACCACCTTACTGAAGGCCTCAAATATGGAGTGATCATAGATGCTGGTGAGATAGAAACTGAAAACATATAAAGAGAAATATTGCTCACATAAttcatacattaaatattatgGCTTATTATCATCCAGTAATGCCAGAAAATGATCTCCAACGATGGAGGAATTCAAGCAATttgcttaatatttaaaacaggAAACATTATATGCAAGTAATCGAATTTCAAAAACAACTTAACCACATTGAAGTTTTATAATATGACATTTTTATCATTCTCAAACACATTACATGCTGGAACTTGCCGGAATATCATTGTAGCCCTGCTGAAAGCAAAACATAATCTTACCAAACGCTCTCTATCTGTTATTAGACAGTAGATTCGTGGCAAATTTATCTGGCTTTAGGATCAGTAGTATTGACTAACCTGAGGTGAAGCTTTTCCAGACTGGCGTCAGCTAGATCATCATTAGCCCTCTGATGAATATCTCTCTGCGTCTCTATCTTATGATCGTCTGATAAACCGTCCACCTTGTGTATAAACACCTCGAAATTGATCTCTGGGTTCACCCTGAATGCCCTCGACACCGTCAGATGTAGCCGGCCTAATGCTTCTACATAGTCatcctacagagagagagagacatccaAACACAATGGTAAGAGTGCTGCAAAGTCTCTGCCAGGCACGGAGCCAATTCCCATACCGTAAAAGCAAAAATGAAAGTATGCATTTTAAACATCAAGCACTCTCAATCACAATCACTCTTATATTTCACTTGCATCAGCTCACCTGAGCATCGATGACGAAAATCAACGCACCGGTGCCCCTGAAAATCATCTCGTAATCGAAAGTAGGGTCGAAAAAGTCCACCTGCCCCGGAAAGTCCCATATGTGAAAGTTTACGAAGGAACTGGCCGAGATATCATCCTTGTAGATCTTGTTGGTGCTCTCTAGGAAGAGCGTCTCGTTTGGGGACATCTTATGAAACACCACCTGAGATCCACAACATTAATTAAACCAGAGGTGTATATGCAATGTAACTGATTCATTCCTTatccaaaaaataaacacaaggcTAGTTACATCTTAAAGACAACAATATTACTTCGTCCGCAAGTATCCAACAGAAAATGAGTTCTAGAGGATAATGATCCCCACGCAACCCCCTCAATTCAAACCCTGGTGTTGCTTAATAACAGGAAATGTTCTTTTGCAGTTATAGTATGCATTTCACTTGGTTATGTTAGCAGAATCAGTAGATGTTCCATTTTgataaaatatgaagaaaattattttttcttttatgcaataACATGCATACACTGATGAAACACGCACAAAATGATCACTATTTGCTGATCACTGtttgctaatttttttattttttatttattcaataggAATTTAACTTTATGTTGACTTGGTAACAGTGTGGTAACATTACGTCTAAATATACCATGGTAATGTTACTGAAAttcatatacaattatattttccaTGATATAATTCCAATAATACCATGCCATTACCCGTCCAGTTTATTGGTACAATGGCACGGTGGTAATATAATGTGTTTGATCATGTACCATAGTATTTTTGGAAGAATCACGGTATAACTTACGTAAAAACAACACACTACCATCCCATTACAGTATGTTATTGCAAGAAACGGTGCACCTATGTACTTCATAGAACAGCGTGATATTACATCGGTAGTGTCCAAATCCAAGGCTTTAACGTTACCATTGGtactttaattgttaatgcagtAACGTTACTGTGTCCCAGTGGGATCTGACCTTCTGGATGGAGGATTTCCCACTGCGCCTCAGTCCCATCAGCAGGATCCTGGGTTTATTGTCTGCAGACGGAGAGTTTTCCAGGTTTTCTTGCATCATATCCATGTTTTCCACGCCGTAGCCGAAATCTTTCGGGAAAGAGTCCACCAGGCTTCCGGCTAGCTGCTCCTCGTACTCGATCGACATTATGACCCCGTTTTTAAAGCTTTGAATCCCTCTGATCTGTCTGTGTGGACTCTGTAGGCTCTGTCTGAGTGATTGAGGTGGGATCGGTGTGGATTACAGGTTTAGCATGAATATAGATACGGAGGTTTCATAGTGGGAAACGGTTAGCTTTCTGCACGAACACAAACAAACGGGAAGCTGATCATATGACAGGCGCAGAGGAGGACGCCTGCAGGCGAGCGGAGAGGTCTGCGGTGTGAGGGAAGCCTCTGAGTGGAGCGGGCTCTGAGATGATCAACTTCTCGCTTACAGTCTGGAAACATTTTCTggatatattatatgtataaaagAAGATGAAATATTCTAtttaactttttgtatttttttttatttaatcccgCCAATTAttcttttacaataaaatatacctttgttaatttaatttacaaaccgaaaacgtaaaaataaaattagtataaatttatatacaatataatataatatatttaattacataaaaaaatttaaattcataaaaatatttatatttttattatattattttaatatactagaattagaaaatgaattatgcggtagaaatgttttctttttgttgcaAACATTAaacatacaattaaattattatattatattatattatattaatattaagtgTTGTCACGATTAATCGcgtccaaaataaaagtatttgtttacatattatgtgtttattgtgtatatttattgtttatataagtacatgtatatatttaagaaaaatttatatatattatatacatttaaatataatatcaaatataaGAATATgactgtataaatgtatataaatgtaaatattttcaaaatatataccatatgtgtgtatttatataagcacataatacatatacacaatacacatacatatattatgtaaacaaataattaatcgtgatgaatcatttgacagcacttatattatattatattatattatattatattatattatattatattatattatattatattatattatattatattatattatattatattatattatattatattattacacagTGTATGTCGGAGCTCATCCAACAGGGGGCGCTTATAAACACATGAATGAGTCACACGCTTCTTTCTCATTGAAAGACTGTAGCAGAAGCAGCAGCATCAGTGTAGCCAGGAAGAGCGTCTGTAAGTGTGAAAACAACCTTTTGCGCACacatattttaaaagcatatgATTTTTCTGTCAGTGTTATGTTGGAATAAATGTTACACTTTCTGTGTTGTGAGTTTCATAACGTGTGTTAATACGCTGTTGACACGTTGATATCAGCTGATAAATGTGGAGATGTTTCATTCAAACACACGTTTGAAATCCGACCAGAATGAACTCAGATGTTATACAAATATGTCATTTTGAATGAACAAGCAATGACGATTGTTTCAtgaaaaatgattcatttaataAGGAGCACCTTTAAGATTTTGTTTAAGGCTGTAACATTGGACTCTGTTATATTTTTAATGCTGCATatcaaaatgcataatttttttttcaatttttggttacgaatatgtaaaatattacacattttgggattttattttacttatttacttgTACTTTAGTTGATTACTGAAGTTAATTCAGTAGTCATTTTATGTTAgtactttttatgtatttaattgctGGCAAACCGAACACTACATCACTGTTTTCAACgttgacattttacaatatatccaATTACaaaccagttttttttaaatttgaataatatttaaatgttgctGTTTTATAGCATTttgtgagcaaataaatgcagcctttgtcaGCTTTGTTAGACTGATGAgacttttatcaaaaaaaaataaaaataataattattataaactttTGGCTccctgtgtctttgtgtgtgtattaaaaatataataattacttttattaatttaaatctttatttaatatgaatttcGGTATTgcctgttgtttaaaaaaatcatttactttacATCAGACttcaacattttgaaatgtacagtagAATAGATGGATAACTCTATTTAATAAAACAGTATTGTTTTGCTTCTCTAGAGTCACTGTATACAGACATGAGTGTCCCAGACTACATGCAGTGTGCTGAGGACCATCAGACGCTCCTGGTGGTGGTCCAGCCCATGGGCATTGTCCCAGAGGACCAGTTCTTCCTCATCTACAAACGCATCGCCAGCGTAAGCCAGCGTAAGCCAGGTCAACATACCACCACCATTACCCCCCTGAGATCAACGAGTGGGGCGAAGTGGTGGGTCTCATCTCAGTGACCAGCTGCACCACGGCCAAAAAGTGGCCTCAGACGTCCGACCACTTCCACGGGCAGAAGGAGGTGTTCGGCTGGTGTTCGGGTTGCAGGGGGAGGTGGTCCAACAGCAGCGGACAGATGTGGCCTTCTACCCCAGCTACATCGACGGTCCTGATGTGGAGAAGCGGGTGGAGGATTTCGTGCAGTCTATATTTATTGTCCTGGAGTCTAAAAAGTTGGACAGAGCAACCGATAAATCTGCCGATAAGATACAAATGGTGTTTTCCATTTGAGAAGAAGGACTTTGTGGGCTTGGACACAGACAGCAGGTGAGTTTGGGCTCTGAGAATATATGTTCATCTTTATTGGAAGCCAGATTAATCAGTTAATGGAAAACCCATTACCTATACATCTGTATCTAGAAAAGAGCGGCTAATGAAACTTCAAAGAATATCTTGCTAAGGCAAGCATGATCAATCGGGATGCATGATATAGAAGTACTATATCGATTATCAgctgatattaaatatattttttacatgtattgtTTGATATTTGGATATTTTAGCCAGCTATTTACTTGTACgtgttattttttactgtatttttttttattttattttttattacctttaCTAGCTGCGAATACTAACTTAAATTTTATTCTTGAAAAACCCTATTGGGTCATTCCGTGTTAACTAAACCAGTGGTTCATACAGTATTTTTGCAAATTGACCCAAATTTGGTTTTTGACCACtcaaaatatgtgcatttttacAGTTTACTCCTGAAGCCATATTAACACTCCAATATCCCTGGAACCAAACTATATAGGGCCTTTAAAAATGAAGATGCCAAAAGCAAAGTTCGTTAAGATCCTATATCTGAAAGAGCATTAAGATATCTTTTATACTCCTTGAGTTACAGGCATGCGGACTTTGGAGTAAAAACTTGAAAAGTGCTCTTTCTGCACTTTTGAATGATTACCATTGGCACATAAAGCAACAAAGATAGCTcaagtcaacagattttactaacaGACCCTCCAAACTCTGTGTAAAAATAGTATTTTGATGCTGCCATCTTCTTAAGTTATTTTAAACCTCCTGTAATTTGGCTCCGAATCTCAGGTGGAAAGTGCCATTTTGACCCCCCTCTACAAAATAGAGGATTACTTAGTAAATATTCTtccatgacatttaatatttggGTTATCATAaccataaatgtttatttttcctcGGGAATAATATaagcaaaataaaaaacttgagtCAAGGAAATTTCTGAATTTTGGCTGATTTGACACGGAATGACCCTAATTGTATTGCCACtattaaatgtaatgaaattttTTTCTAAGTggatttccaaacttttggtcaaCCAAAAccctaaaatatttacttgaagtttcaattgagattttatatatataatcgaGCACACTGTATTTCTTATTTACTGTCGCTGTCTGTTTTAACTGCAGAAATGCATGGAGGTTATTCAGTAATTCATGAgtgattgattgctcacaaagtTTTATGCTCATCTCATCTATGATCGCAGCAAGAAGTTGAATATGACATATGAGTTTAGTTGTGAAGTTCTTGATCGgaagttaaatatataaatataaacacatatatacataaatgcataTAGTACTATATAATCGAtaattgattatttattaaaataataatcttattttatatatatatatatatatatatatatatatatatattattacttttatacacaagtaaatactttttttttctgtttctctctctttcccaccatatatacaattattttatataaatactattattGTAACAATtgctgatttctttttttttttttacaatttat includes:
- the rragcb gene encoding ras-related GTP binding Cb: MSIEYEEQLAGSLVDSFPKDFGYGVENMDMMQENLENSPSADNKPRILLMGLRRSGKSSIQKVVFHKMSPNETLFLESTNKIYKDDISASSFVNFHIWDFPGQVDFFDPTFDYEMIFRGTGALIFVIDAQDDYVEALGRLHLTVSRAFRVNPEINFEVFIHKVDGLSDDHKIETQRDIHQRANDDLADASLEKLHLSFYLTSIYDHSIFEAFSKVVQKLIPQLPTLENLLNIFISNSGIEKAFLFDVVSKIYIATDSSPVDMQSYELCCDMIDVVIDVSCIYGLKDDSNGNAYDKESLAIIKLNNTTVLYLKEVTKFLALVCILREESFERKGLIDYNFHCFRKAIHEVFEVSSSTQRTGAAVQSSPPSSSGNGLARLKSAALNGTPRSMV